In the Primulina tabacum isolate GXHZ01 chromosome 7, ASM2559414v2, whole genome shotgun sequence genome, GTAGATATTAAGATAAGTTTATATTGTGAGAGTTTAGATATTTTGTAAGTCATTGACGAGGAAAAAGAAAGAGATGGAAAGAAAGATGTACATTTATTTGATATATAGGTTTATGAATTTTGAATAATGGTGTAGATTTGTTAAACTTCatttagttttaaattttaattttttatactaaCAATATTAATTGTTGAACAATTTGATTAAATGAACTATCAATAAAATTCTTATAAGACTGTCTCacatgtcaattttgtgatacagattttCGATCCGATCTTACATGATCCattaaaaaacattattttttatgtcaaaatattattttctactCTAGATATGAATTGGGTCGATTCATCTCACGGAATATCCACTCATGAACTATATGAAAGTAAAATATGGATATGGACCATATGATCTTTGTTttcacgttttttttttaaaagaagggTTTGCTCGTTTAGTCCGCAACTCGAGATGAGTTCAGTTGAAGTTTAGGTTTTTCCAACTAATCAAATTAGCAAACAGCTCTCCCCACCCCTTTAGTGGTGAGCTACGACGAGGGTGAGACTGATTGTTTCGACGGCTCTACTTTACGAGTAGATCATCGACAACATTATTCTTTATTTGTAGCATAATTGTATCCAAAACATACTAATATTTAGTGGTGCAATAGAAATTGGCAAAATGGTCTTGCCCATTGTCCAAACGATGGAGCATTCTTAGGTTACTTATAGAAATATGTAGAAGGAATAAAATTTTCTACATATTATGGCATAATCCTACTTATAATAAAATAagtgtattttattttcaattttgtccctcaacaaattgaaaatcGCCTAATAATATCTATGTATTCATATCCATGATAAGATAATGATATTCtttgatccaaaatttaaactttaatagattattttaattacatcatCATACTACAAATATGCACATTTAATTGTAAATAAATATGACCGTCCAAAATAATCCTAACACATAAAAGGTAAATTCATACATTATAATGTAGTTAAAACTTGTATTTTGTGATTACaccaatatatattattttatactcctctgatattttaaaatagtaaattaaacaaatatatGTGCATATAAGTAAATGTTGAAGATCGGGAAACATGACTCTTTCTGAATGCTCCCTGGCTCCACCAGTGCTGCCTACCTTCCTAGTTTGAGCtacttttaattttttggaTGTCTAGCTGCAACATGAACTACTGTGCTTTCACTTAGAAACCTATCATAATGATAAATGTTTCGTCTCGTTGTAACTTTCTCTTgaattatcaaaagatttgcaGCTCCATCCATCTCttctagggatgtaatcgagtcgagccgagtcGAACTCTTGAAtatttgagcttggttcgtttataatcgagccgagctcgagctttatttaacgaatatatgcatgtctcgcgagcttattcaagcctttatcgagcctaaacaagcttaataaatatgaattatacatttaaattttcattaaattaatttaaaagtaaattatatattattcttattaaaatttgtaaatttattataataaataaatttaatagatttttctatatattttataaataatatgcaaaatcaataaatcaaatatcaaaactattattttttcatctaaaagattactcatgaacttaccaacgaacatgttcacgagctaacgagccgaatactgtaaagatTGAGTTTgttttgtttatcttaacgagcctcattaaacgagctcaaacgagcttttatcgaatcgagcttcgaataactcacaaacggtttggttcgtttacatccctaatcTCTTCCCATTGAAATTCAAAGCTTTaataaaattacaaaataaaCTCTAACTTTACGTATTAAAaattatagattttttttaaaattttccatACGAGATATATAACAGTCGAGATGATGAGAAAGATCGAAACTTCAAGTACCGCATCAGTGTTAACAAAAAAGTGCGTGGGTTTCCTTTATTAAGACACTCCATTTGAGTTATTCAAGTATGTCGGAGCACTCTAGACATTATACATCCATTATTGTTTATGGGTGACACAGATTATTTCACGTTGCTTTCGTCTGTGATCAATAAAATTCGATACCCATAAATTAAAGTTTTCCAAATTTTGACATccacattattatttttatgcttctcctaataaaataaaatttattaaatgtaATGTGTTATATATAGTTAAATATGTGTTCGGTTCATTTCAGATCGATTCTTTTTCTTCAGTCTCTGGCTAacacaaaaaatatttatgcataCTCCGTCTTTTTCGAATAAAAATTCGGTACAAAATCTTGAAAACTACTATTAGTATGCTATTTGAGTACTAGATATTTCAAATCTGCCACTagtatatgatttttgagtatcaaacatgtataatttttttgttattaatGGAATGTCTTTTTCGAATGAAAATTTGttacaaaatattgaaaatcttgtattgatatatgaatttgagtattaaatgttttagatatgacataatatatgatttttgagtacCCAAACATGTATAACAAATTTTGATATTAATGAAACGTTTTTCCGGATGAAAAAATtggtacaaaatattaaaaatgtgcTACTAATTTATGATATTTCAGTATAAATTCTTTCAGTTCGTGTACATATATGATACTTGAGCACACAAACAAgcaaataaaatattgatattaatatagtTATTCCAATTTTATCGTTCATACCAAATATAAAATACTATGGTAAGCAATATCACATATATTCTAAATTTTTAATGTTTTGCACTGAATTTCATTCAAAAAATTAATTGTGAATCCGAAGAggatattaaatttttttttttttgtgaataaaaaattattaaacacACATGCAACACTCTACTATACAGTTAAAGATAACAAATTCCcttgaataatatttaaaaatggtAAATTAAAATGTATGAAATGTGTGTCAGAGTGGAGGGTTTGCATGCCAATGTTATTGGGGGATGAATCAATTAGCTGgcttattaattattattctgCTCACGCATACGTTGCATCACATCAACGCAAAAATTTAATGTTATAAGCATAATTTTTCCAGAGAAAAAGTGAACTggaaacaatttaaaatatatattcataATGTAAATGCTTGAGCtaaatatacaactcaaagttattttaaattactaTATATGTATTtacacataatttttttatttgaattatattatgcaaaaaaaattattttcactatatatacacataatataaacaaatttattttgGTATATTCGAGTAGATTCTATATTAAATAGTCTAGAATTAAAAGATAGTTGTTTTGAAAATGCAAtttgtatatatgtatgtatcaCCTGTAATTTGTGTAagaggaaattaagaaaatatggaGCAAAGATTTTGCCACGGATTAATGTAGCATCTAGGGGTGTATATGAATCGAGTTCAAGAGTATTTTAAGTCTgctcaaaaaaatatttgatacgGGTATGAGCTTATTGAATTCGGGCTGAACTTGAATATGTTCAAACTTTTTTCGAGTAAAACTCAAGCacaaattattttgttcgataGTTCCtgaactttaatattttatcaatataataaatttatatttaataaataattttcggGCTTTTCGACCAATAGTCTTAatagtttgtgaaaatattcgAATCTTTTCGAGTCGAACTCTAACTTTAATTCGAAACGAGTTCGAGCAAAAAAAAATGTAactttttgatatttgaatcGAGCTCAAACGATTCAAACCTAATTCGAGATTTAAATTTTTCGTCATATTCGACTTGATTCGCCTCGTTATACAACCCTGATCGCATCCTAATGGAAACCTGCAGATTACCAACAATCAAGCCAAGAAATATCGTAATGCATGGTCCCTTAGCTTGAAATACTGTTTTTGAAGCTCTTGTAGCCTTTTTTTAATcgttatatattaatttaaattgtttGTTGTCATTGTTTGAGATTCGgcctaattatttttataagtttattttaaaaatatatatcaattctTTTACGGGATCAGTAATTAAGTAACTAAATATTTGATTAGAGATGGTGCTCAATGTATTTTAATTAGGGATTTCGTAAAAATTTATCGAAAAAATATGCATAGAATAATCCGATTTTTGGTTTAAAGGACGGGAAACTagcaaaaacaaaaaagaaaaattgtaatttttgtcTTATATGTTTGCTTATTTTGAATTTTGGGTGGTGTTCTTTGATCCATTCCACTAAAAAAAAacctcttaattttcttctcCTTGTTTTGAGCCTCATATTTTTTTTCCTGCAAAAAAGGTGACTATATAAAGATTAATATCAATGTTCGTTCGTGACAAATGCACGAATAGTTATATGCTACATTGAgagatttattcttggtttttgttttgtatatgaTGATCGACATATCATCTAACTGAATTATACTTCCGATGTAGTATAAGCTCACCCCAAATGCACGGTGGCAATTAAgataatcaaataaataatcacCAAATTTCTATAATTGTGCAGTACACAGAGCCAAGAAGAAAGATCAATTCTCCATCTAAAATGTACTTTTTTAATATAGCAATTCTGATCAATAAGACATGTGTATTGGATATAAAAtaatttagttattttttttatgacgtgAGAACTTACCGCGTACGCATTACTTTGCAATATCTTATAAATTACACTAGTAAGATAATCCGTAGTAGGCAAATCTTATGTGACAAACTTGTCCGATAAGATGTTCACATGGAAAATTGAATTCCTGACCACGAGCCAAACGCTCACCATCTTAATTAACTCGAATATCCTTTGGAGACAATAATATAGTTACTGATACAATAACAAACTATGTATCAACATAAGTAGTCTTTGAACATACTTGACCCGAATTTTGGACCATTCAACAACCGTTTTATGTTGTTTAGGTCAAATTTGAGTCCATTAACATGCAAATACTGATAAATTTCTAGCCTCccgaaaatttaattttgaaatattatatatCCCGAACAATGTTTTGTTCAAattacaaattaaatattttttatttgataaaaataactcacaaatatattttaataaatttgtaACTCATCTATGACTTTCATCCTTCATAAACTTTACAATTTTTGTTTAAAACAtgaaacaaaaaatttattttaaataaaagcctTTTATATGCAACAGACCTCACGTGTGAGGAAACACTAGTTAAAATAATGAATTTTAAAGGcaaaatttagaaattaaaaGATAATTAGAAGTTGAGATAAGAGTGGAGAGAGAAATACTCCTATCTTTCATATactattgaaaaataaaatacagtTATGGTTTTAGGACTGCTGCACACTATCTTTAATCTTTATATATGGACTTCAAAAAACCATGTTGGCCAGCTAACTTACCTTTCAGCCAAAAAAAGAGATATTTATttagtgtgtgtgtatataatgCATGTTCGTAGAATTCTATATCAAGATACATAAAATAATTGGGGAGAGAAAGGTACAGCAGGAGCAATCTGCAGTGATCTACCACTGCACTTTTCCTTTTAAAATGTGAGTCAAGTTACAAATTAGTTTGCTTCCTGACATGTCtgccatttaattttttttcatctcctctcaatctaTATATATCAAGATCTTCAATTCCATACAGCAAGCATACACACCAGAGAGGAGATGGATTGCAAGATGGAGAGATACGTGAAAACATGCAAGAAAAAGTGTCGAAACCTGGGTCGAAAAGTGGTGCCTTGTGTCGCCTGCGATACCTGCTGCCAATGTTACCTGTGGTCAGCATGGGACGAAGAAATGGTCGTTCCGAGCGACGTCCCAAAGGGACACTTTGTTGTGTATGTAGGTGAATATAACAAGAGATACGTGATCAAGATCAAGTTACTAAGGCACCCGCTCTTCAAGGCTTTGCTAGATCAAGCTCAAGAAATATATGATTTCAGTCCTGATGACTCAAGGCTGCGCATTCCCTGCAACGAGAACACGTTCCTTAGCGTTGTCCAGTGTGCGAAATCTCCACCAGAAGGATGCCTACAAACGTGACGATAACGACAACTTGATCTGATCAGAGGCCAGTCGCTATTGTCATGTGTTCCTCGTTTTGTTAATGTTATGAAAAAATGCTAGTATATGCAGAAATAACCTTTTGTACAATATGCCTCTTTTCTGATGTATTCGTTTGCAGCCGGCAGATTCTTTCAACTTAGCTTGAGATTTTTCTAAATGAAACTATCCCAATTCCTAAGTACTGTAaaattatgttttatatttCACAAGTTCCAtcgtcattaaaaaaaatagaaaatattagACGATAGACTaaccaaatctgaaacatttatACATGATTCATCCCAATTCTTGGTCACCTATGCTGCCTTTACTCCCAGTGTAAAGAAAAACTCGACGCAGGGACAATAAGATTACAATGACAGTAGCATTTATGTGTCTTGGTGCAGATCAAGGAAATAGCCAACCATTAGATCTAGGTTCATATGATAGttgtttttcttgattttctccGAAGTATGATGCAACTAACCTTTTgaaattgataaataattttggcaaaaacttatgtgagacggtctcacgatcgtattttgtgagacggatctcttatttgggtcatccatgaaatgatattactttttatactaagattattacttttttattgtgaatatcggtaggattgatccgtctcacagataaagattcgtgagaccgtctcacaagagatctaatcaattatttttataagaTTAGTATAAATTTCACTATTCACTAATAACTAATCCAGTTATAATTAATATAACCAATAGAAATATAAACAAACTTTCGATCCCAAAATTTTGCTTAATGGGAGCCCTATATTGTGATGGGCCCTCCCCTCGACAAATGTTCACATTAGAATTCATTTTAGAACTTGTTTTTGcactaattattaaaaattaaatcaatcaaatattatatataaataaaataaattataaacaaaatttttgatttatctatttcaacaaatatcaatatagtgtatcatatttgaaatattttttttccaaaaaattttaattgttttgtgTGTAATTTATTGTATTATGCTTATATATAATGTATGATGTGTTTAATTCATAATAATTAATATCAACAAAACTTGTTCGAGCAATATTAAGTACGATTTGAAGCATCAAGTTTAACAGATGATTTCATATAAGTATATTTCAACttgatataaatattatttcagTTTCAATGAGATTTcctttattataattaaatgaaTTAATGCACTATTCTATGTTTTTTTAGTGGGCactaatatttgattttattatttaattaggataatttatttttctgcaatattatatgtttttttagttggcattaatatatgattttattatttaagtgggataatttatttttctgatCTTGAAATATGCATCTTCGCCTGCGTTAAACCCTAACTAAGCTTCCTTCCTATTAGTTTAGGAGAGAGCTCACTTTCAAAACCCTAATCTATATCTCCATTTTAGGCGGAACCCCAATTTTATCAGCCAAAATTCAGCTCATTTTGGATTCAGCCAATTGAAGAAATGGCGTATCTAGCTGCATTGAGAGAATCTCATTTTAAACCAAACCACTTCAAGCTTTCATCCCCATTTTTGTTCGGAACCCATTCCTTCTTCTGCTCCTCCGCCACCTCTGAGGTTGAATCCCCGAAGATTGACCTAAATTCAGGCGCCGATGAGTTGTTCTCATCAGATCAAACAGCCGATTCTTCTTCAAGAAACAATACGGCGGCGGCGGCAATTCCATCGAGGCAATCAGAAGGTAAGCGGCAGAAATCCCCTGAAAAAATAGAAGATGTAGTGTGTAGAATGATGGCTAGTCGGGCGTGGACAACTCGTTTACAGAACTCGATCCGAAACTTGGTTCCGAGTTTCGATTTCGAACTAGTTTACAATGTGTTGCACGGCGCCAAGAGCTCGGAGCACGCGCTCCAATTCTTTCGCTGGGTTGAAAGATCGGGCCTTTTTCAACATAATAAAGAGACCCATGTAAAAATAATCGAGATCTTAGGACGGGCGTCTAAGCTCAATCATGCCAGGTGCATTTTATTAGATATGCCGAAAAAGGGTTTGGAATGGGATGAGGATTTATGGGTTTTGATGATCGATAGTTATGGAAAAGCGGGTATAGTTCAGGAGAGCGTGAAGCTGTTTCAGAAAATGGAGGAGTATGGAGTTGAACGGACGTTAAAGTCTTATGATACTTTGTTTAAGGTTATCATGCGTAGAGGTAGGTATATGATGGCCAAGAGATATTATAACAAGATGTTGGATGATGGCATCAAACCCACTAGACATACGTTTAATGTTTTGATTTGGGGATTTTTTCTTTCAGAAAAGGTTGAGACTGCCAATAGATTTTTTGAGGATATGAAGAGCAGGGGGATAATGCCAGATGTGGTCACATATAATACATTAATCAATGGGTACTGTCGAATTAAGAACATGGAGGAAGCTGAACGTTATTTTGTGGAGATGAAAGGGAGGAACATTGAGCCAACAATAGTATCTTACACGACTCTGATTAAGGGGTATGTCTCTGTTGAGCGAGTTGATGATGCATTGAGGTTGCTGGAGGAGATGAAGGGGTTTGGAATTAAGCCAAATGCCATCACATACTCAACGTTGCTGCCCGGTTTGTGTGATTCAAATAAGATGTCTGAAGCGCGTAAAATTTTGAAAGAGATGATGGATAAGTATATTGAACCTAAGGATTCCTCAATTTTCATGAGACTTATTTCTGGTCACTGCAAGGCAGGTGATTTGGATGCTGCTTCAGATGTGCTTAAGACTATGATTAGGTTGAGTGTTCCTACAGAAGCTGGGCATTATAGTGTTCTGATTGAAAATTGCTGCAATGCTGGTCAATATGATCAAGCGGTGATGTTTTTGGATAAGCTCATTGAAAAAGATATCATCTCGAGACCTCAGAGTACTTTGCATATGGAGCCTAGTGCGTATAACCCTCTGATAGAGTATCTTTGCAGCAATGGTCAGACCGCAAAAGCTGAAACACTTTTGCGGCAGTTGATGAAGTTGGGTGTGCAAGATCCCATTGCCTTGAACAATCTGATTCGTGGGCATGCAAAAGAGGGAAC is a window encoding:
- the LOC142551823 gene encoding large ribosomal subunit protein mL102 (rPPR5)-like, translating into MAYLAALRESHFKPNHFKLSSPFLFGTHSFFCSSATSEVESPKIDLNSGADELFSSDQTADSSSRNNTAAAAIPSRQSEGKRQKSPEKIEDVVCRMMASRAWTTRLQNSIRNLVPSFDFELVYNVLHGAKSSEHALQFFRWVERSGLFQHNKETHVKIIEILGRASKLNHARCILLDMPKKGLEWDEDLWVLMIDSYGKAGIVQESVKLFQKMEEYGVERTLKSYDTLFKVIMRRGRYMMAKRYYNKMLDDGIKPTRHTFNVLIWGFFLSEKVETANRFFEDMKSRGIMPDVVTYNTLINGYCRIKNMEEAERYFVEMKGRNIEPTIVSYTTLIKGYVSVERVDDALRLLEEMKGFGIKPNAITYSTLLPGLCDSNKMSEARKILKEMMDKYIEPKDSSIFMRLISGHCKAGDLDAASDVLKTMIRLSVPTEAGHYSVLIENCCNAGQYDQAVMFLDKLIEKDIISRPQSTLHMEPSAYNPLIEYLCSNGQTAKAETLLRQLMKLGVQDPIALNNLIRGHAKEGTPEPAFELLKIMVRRNILAEKSAHESLIQCYLKKNETADAKAALDSMIENGHLPDSSLFRTVMDSLFKDGRVQTASRVMKTMLEKGVKDHEDLIAEILEGLLLRGHVEEALGRIELIMHSGISLDYDSLLSILCEKGKTIAAMKLLDFGLERDFMIDFSSYEKVLDALLAAGKTLNAYSILCKFMEKGGVKDWSCCKDLINSLNQEGNTKQADILSRMIMGKTEQADGKKGKKKSAVAH